The DNA region TTTGTTAGTATTATTAATAAATGTGTGTTTTTGGTTATAATTATACCATTATATGCTTAAAAAGAATGTGTAAAGGTACTTTTTATACTTTGTTAAGAATATGCTAATTGATAATATTTGGGTTTTTCCTACGTTTCAGTTTTCAAGTATTCACCCATTATATAATCTTAATGGCGTGTTTCCACATTCTATACATTCCCCTAAGGTGAGGGTACAATAAATCAAGTTCTAGCCTACCTTTACCTGAAATACTAAACCCTTGTTTTTCGTAAAAGCCAATGGCTACCTCTTGTGTGTCCATAGCTTCTAACCATACTATAGTGTGCCCTTGTTTTGCTGCCCTTTGGGTGGTCCAGTCTATGAGGGCTTTACCTATACCTTTTCCCCTTACATTATTGTCTATATAGATTCGGTGTAACTTGGTAGCAGGTTCGTTTGGTAAATCAACTAAAGAAGCGTTGTCTAGCAAGCGTAATATGCCTACTATTGTTTCATCATACACTACAAAACAATACAAAGAGTCAGGGTCTTGTAGTTCCTGTTGGAAGTTTTCCAGTCCATAAATAGTATTTATATAGTGTGTACCCTGGTCTTTCCAAAGGTGTTGGTAAGCCTGCGGATACACATGGTGCATCAGGCGTAATAAGGTAGGGTTGTCACTGATACCAATTTCATGGAGAATCAGGTTATTTGTTATTTTTATCAATGGTTCTTTGCTTTAATTCATAGTAGGAAGTCATTCCTATGATTTGATCGATATTTAAACAGTTTACCTAGTACCTTAAACATTAAGTAAATGCCCTATTATTTGGGATGAGTTTTGTTTTCTGACGCACTTCAAAAATCGCGCATAGCCTTAGCTACGCAAGTTTTTTTTAAGTAAAGTTAGTGGGCAAAAATCGCCGAAATAACCGAGGCTACAGTTCTACTGTGCCGAGCTCTGCTTTAGCTAATGGGTTAGGTGTTTAGTGTTTGAGGTACTAGTGTTCACCTTCCAGCTTTTTATATCAGGGTTAGAGCCCTGATAAATAACAGTGTCCAAATAGGAGCTTAAATATTAATTCACTCATAAAAAAGTGGAGGTAACTTCTTATAAGCAGCAGCAAGTCTTGGGTACCGATGCATATTGGTGAAATTGGTTATAAACTAAAAATAAGCTAATGACATGTATTTAATTATGGCTCAGTACTAGGTGAATCTCTACTAATATACAAGTTTGGATAGTTTTGTAAAAGAAAAACAGTGTTGACTATTTGAATCACTCTGGTAGTGATGAGTAGGAGGAGGCAGAATTTAATAGAGCAAAAGAAATGATAGATTGGAAGAACAGTGTATTCAATACTAGATACTCTCTTGGAGAGAGTAATAAAATACAAAGAGTTGAAATAATGATAGATTGGTGGCGAATGATTTTGTAGAGTTATTTAAGCTTCTTTTTCCAGTACTTCTTCTAACAAGTCTTTACAAATCTTTACTTTTTGCTGAAAATTGAGCCAGGCAACTGCATAACCTAAGCCTACAAAACCTAAAGATGCCAAAAAATACCATAAGTTATGTTCGGCAAACAACAAGAGTAGTCCTAGGATTAAACTAAACACTAGAGCTACCGACATAAAAAAACGTGTACCTTTAAGCAGGGTATAGTCAATAAATAAAATACAACCTTTAGAGGTGGACTCAATTTTACCGTCAATTACAGGCATAAAAGATTCTGGATAGGTAACTTTACGTGAAATGCGAAATCCAGCTTCTTGAATGGCTCCTCGAAAAGGATAGTCTTGCTCCAAACTACGGGCAGGTAACAGCCAGTGCTCAGAAAAAGCATCTTCTTTTACCTTGGCAGGCTTAATGGCAGCCTCTAGCTTGTGTGCAATTTCATCAATAGTATACCCTGAGACAAATACAGAGCTTTGGCGGGGAAAAAGTTTCATAATGTGTGAGAATATTTTAACTGTCAGTTCATAATAAATAGTCAGGAATCTTAGTATTGTCAAGATAATAATTAATTCATTAAAAACTAAAAAGCTATTTGGGTTTTTAATGAGAGATTAAGAGAAAATAGATAGAAGCAAATCAACTATAGATTTGAACCTGTACTTATCTTCTGTTGCGACAAAATTCATACCTTTGTCTACTCCAAATAACACCCAAATAGCTTATCAATGCTTATTTTATCGCTATTGTATGGCAACGCAAGATATTTCCACATTGACATCCTTGGGTAGTCGGCTTACCTCTACCGTTTCGCGGGCTGGTGCATCTTCACCAAAATAACTACCATAAACTTCATTAATACGACCAAAGTTATTCAGGTCTTTTACAAAAATAGAGCATTTGGCAATATTAGAATAGTCCATATTAGCTGCTTTGAGTACTGCCCCAAGGTTCTTCATTACTGCGTGGGTTTCATCCTCTATGCTGCCCTCTATTACTTTTCCATCTATCAGCGCTACCTGTCCTGAAACATACAAAGTGCCATTTACTAAAATTGCTTGGTTGTAAGGTCCTACTGGAGCAGGTGCATCGGCAGTTGTGATAACAGTTCTAGCCATTGTTTGTTTTTTTATGTTTGAAAATAGTCAAAATGAAGAGTAAAAGTTAGGGAGTTTGCAATAAATAGTCTCCCAGGTTTTGGTGAATGGTTTTGATCAAAGACCAGGCGCATTTTAAGGGCGTAGCAGCGCTACGGCCGCAAGGTGCAACGAAGTATTTGGACAAAAAAATCGCCAGAAATGGGTAGCTTATTTTTTGTATGCTCCCTTAAGCTGCAAGCATTAAAAAATATACATTTTGCTTGTAGCAAACCTTATTACTAATCAACTATGCCAAAACTACTTTTTTTTTGAGATTTACCAGCATATCTTCTACCATAGTTGCCAAATTATATTGGTGCTGCCATCCCCAATCCTGACGCGATTGAGTATCATCAATGCTATCTGGCCAAGAGTCAGCTATTTGCTGGCGTCCGTCGGGTTTATAACTTATGGTAAACGCTGGAATATGCTTCTGAATAGCCTGAGTGATTTCTTTAGGAGAAAAGCTGATAGCTGCCAGGTTATAGCCTGTACGTGTCTTGATTTGATTGGCAGGAGCATGCATCAAATCCAAGGTTCCTTTTACAGCATCAGGCATATACATCATAGGTAGGTAAGTGTCTTCAGACAAGAAGCACTCATAGGCATTGTTTTCCAGGGCTTTATAAAAAATATCCACAGCATAGTCGGTGGTGCCTCCTCCTGGCAAAGCGTTGTAACTAATCAACCCAGGGTAACGCAAACAACGGGCATCTACTCCAAACTTGTCGAAGTAATAGTTACACCAATGTTCGCCGGCTTGTTTACTAATACCATACACTGTAGTAGGGTTGATGATGGTTTGTTGAGGAGTATTTTGTTTGGGAGTATCAAAACCAAACACCCCAATAGAACTCGGAAAATATATTTTGTTGAGTTGTTTTTCGCGGGCAATCTCCAATACATTGAGTAGGCTTTCCATGTTGAGTTTCCAGGCAAACAAGGGGTTTTGTTCACCTTTGGCAGACAGCATTGCTGCCAGGTGGTAAATTTGAGTAATTTGGTATTTGTTTACCAACTCAGCCATTTTTTTGCCATCCATTGCGTTCAGTTCTTCAAAAATACCCTGTTCTTTAAATGCAGGATCAGCACAGTGAATATCAGTAGCCACCACATGGTGTTCACCATAAATGTTTCTTAAAGCAACCGTCAACTCCGTGCCTAATTGTCCACATGCGCCAATTACTAAAATATTTTCCTTAGTAGTCATAAATACTTCTATGTTATTAAACTATATTATTTTTTGTATATATAAAGTGAAACACTTCAGGTAAACTTGGGGTGGATTTACCCAACACCTTGAAAGTGCAAGCAATACAGGAAGATGCCTGTCTTAGTGATCATATAACGATAGTTATTTACTGCAATATATTAAATATAACTATACAAAGATATATTTTGATATATTGACGAATAGTAAGCTGAAAAGATTGTTTTAATGAACAATTAATGCAGGGTATATAATTTTGATTAACTATATAATTACCTTACAAAAATGGATTTTGAAGAATTTTTAAAAAATAAAAAAATTGACGAAAATTTGTTCAAAGAAAAAGAACATGCGCGTTGGCAAGAGTGGAAAACCCTTTTTGAGCAGATGCACCCAAACAGTTTTACTGCCCAAAAAAAGTTTTTAATCAATGATATACGCCGAAAATATTTGTTGAAAGAGTAGGGTTTTACAAGGTAGCTTCCCAAAGCTGGGTAAGTTCTACAAAGTGAGCTACCGATAATTGTTCTGCTCTTTTATTGAGCATTTCATTGGGTTTGAGTGTGTCGGGTAATTGGATAGACTTAAGAGCATTACGCAGGGTTTTTCTACGATTGTTAAAGCCCTGCTTTACAATTCTCTTAAAGAGTTTTTCATCGCAATCGAGTTTTTTCACCTTATTTCTTTGCAAAGAAATTACCCCAGAGTATACCTTGGGTGGAGGATTGAATACATCGGGCGGAACCGTAAAGTCATAGCTAATATGGTAGTATGCCTGCAGTAGTACACTTAGTATGCCGTAGGTTTTACTACCTGGTTGGGCAGCTATGCGTTCGGCTACCTCTTTTTGTAGCATACAGACTACTTCCTGTACTTGGTCTCTGTGGTCGAGTACCTTAAAAAATATTTGAGAAGAAATATTGTAAGGAAAGTTGCCTATAATACCTATAGATTGCTGTTTAAACAGCGCCCCCAAGTCAATATTCAAAAAATCTCCTTCTGTAATGTAAGGTACCAAGGTTGGGTAGTGCTTATGCAGATATTCTACCGACTCAGTATCTATTTCTATTATATGAGTCTGAAAATTGTCAG from Microscilla marina ATCC 23134 includes:
- a CDS encoding GNAT family N-acetyltransferase; amino-acid sequence: MIKITNNLILHEIGISDNPTLLRLMHHVYPQAYQHLWKDQGTHYINTIYGLENFQQELQDPDSLYCFVVYDETIVGILRLLDNASLVDLPNEPATKLHRIYIDNNVRGKGIGKALIDWTTQRAAKQGHTIVWLEAMDTQEVAIGFYEKQGFSISGKGRLELDLLYPHLRGMYRMWKHAIKII
- a CDS encoding Rid family detoxifying hydrolase, whose protein sequence is MARTVITTADAPAPVGPYNQAILVNGTLYVSGQVALIDGKVIEGSIEDETHAVMKNLGAVLKAANMDYSNIAKCSIFVKDLNNFGRINEVYGSYFGEDAPARETVEVSRLPKDVNVEISCVAIQ
- a CDS encoding NAD-dependent epimerase/dehydratase family protein: MTTKENILVIGACGQLGTELTVALRNIYGEHHVVATDIHCADPAFKEQGIFEELNAMDGKKMAELVNKYQITQIYHLAAMLSAKGEQNPLFAWKLNMESLLNVLEIAREKQLNKIYFPSSIGVFGFDTPKQNTPQQTIINPTTVYGISKQAGEHWCNYYFDKFGVDARCLRYPGLISYNALPGGGTTDYAVDIFYKALENNAYECFLSEDTYLPMMYMPDAVKGTLDLMHAPANQIKTRTGYNLAAISFSPKEITQAIQKHIPAFTISYKPDGRQQIADSWPDSIDDTQSRQDWGWQHQYNLATMVEDMLVNLKKKVVLA
- the rsmA gene encoding 16S rRNA (adenine(1518)-N(6)/adenine(1519)-N(6))-dimethyltransferase RsmA, translated to MVKPKKHLGQHFLTDLSIAERIVNQVQQHNGYKTIVEIGAGTGVLTDFLVKSDNFQTHIIEIDTESVEYLHKHYPTLVPYITEGDFLNIDLGALFKQQSIGIIGNFPYNISSQIFFKVLDHRDQVQEVVCMLQKEVAERIAAQPGSKTYGILSVLLQAYYHISYDFTVPPDVFNPPPKVYSGVISLQRNKVKKLDCDEKLFKRIVKQGFNNRRKTLRNALKSIQLPDTLKPNEMLNKRAEQLSVAHFVELTQLWEATL